From a single Populus trichocarpa isolate Nisqually-1 chromosome 17, P.trichocarpa_v4.1, whole genome shotgun sequence genomic region:
- the LOC18099418 gene encoding uncharacterized protein LOC18099418 isoform X1, translated as MGDHFVFLVDRLLTESTLEAAIESQNRLWQAVPSANMSSSTGILEECRICHDEDDDKNMEIPCSCRGSLKYAHRKCVQRWCNEKGDINCEICYQQFEPGYTAPRPLFRYGGIPMNFRGNWEIPTRELHAPPFIPMFTTDREYLDSDFEEEYPLPSPRSVMCCRIVAIIFMVLLVLRHTLPIIISGAGDYTMTLFMLMILRTVGILLPIYVMVRAFTAIQHRRRQQQDPPFPLAETDEENV; from the exons ATGGGGGATCATTTTGTGTTCCTGGTGGATCGGTTGCTAACTGAATCCACCCTTGAAGCTGCCATTGAGAGCCAAAACCGATTGTGGCAAGCTGTGCCTTCTGCAAATATGAGTTCATCAACAGGAATATTAGAAGAGTGTAGAATTTGCCATGACGAGGATGATGACAAAAACATGGAGATACCATGTTCTTGCCGTGGCAGTTTGAAG TATGCTCATCGGAAATGTGTCCAGAGGTGGTGCAACGAGAAGGGTGACATTAACTGTGAGATCTGCTATCAG CAATTCGAGCCTGGTTATACAGCTCCGCGCCCTTTGTTTCGTTATGGTGGTATTCCAATGAATTTCAG AGGAAATTGGGAGATACCCACAAGGGAATTGCATGCTCCTCCATTTATACCGATGTTTACTACCGACCGTGAATATTTGGACTCTGATTTCGAAGAAGAGTATCCTTTACCCTCTCCTAGGAGCGTGATGTGCTGCCGCATAGTTGCTATTATA TTTATGGTTCTTTTGGTTTTACGCCATACGCTTCCTATCATAATTAGTGGAGCCGGAGATTACACAATGACATTGTTCATG TTAATGATATTGAGAACAGTTGGGATTCTTCTGCCTATTTATGTCATGGTCAGAGCATTTACCGCTATCCAACATCGGCGCCGCCAGCAGCAG GATCCTCCTTTCCCCCTCGCTGAAACAGACGAAGAAAATGTATAA
- the LOC18099418 gene encoding uncharacterized protein LOC18099418 isoform X2, which produces MGDHFVFLVDRLLTESTLEAAIESQNRLWQAVPSANMSSSTGILEECRICHDEDDDKNMEIPCSCRGSLKYAHRKCVQRWCNEKGDINCEICYQQFEPGYTAPRPLFRYGGIPMNFRGNWEIPTRELHAPPFIPMFTTDREYLDSDFEEEYPLPSPRSVMCCRIVAIIFMVLLVLRHTLPIIISGAGDYTMTLFMLMILRTVGILLPIYVMVRAFTAIQHRRRQQQVSED; this is translated from the exons ATGGGGGATCATTTTGTGTTCCTGGTGGATCGGTTGCTAACTGAATCCACCCTTGAAGCTGCCATTGAGAGCCAAAACCGATTGTGGCAAGCTGTGCCTTCTGCAAATATGAGTTCATCAACAGGAATATTAGAAGAGTGTAGAATTTGCCATGACGAGGATGATGACAAAAACATGGAGATACCATGTTCTTGCCGTGGCAGTTTGAAG TATGCTCATCGGAAATGTGTCCAGAGGTGGTGCAACGAGAAGGGTGACATTAACTGTGAGATCTGCTATCAG CAATTCGAGCCTGGTTATACAGCTCCGCGCCCTTTGTTTCGTTATGGTGGTATTCCAATGAATTTCAG AGGAAATTGGGAGATACCCACAAGGGAATTGCATGCTCCTCCATTTATACCGATGTTTACTACCGACCGTGAATATTTGGACTCTGATTTCGAAGAAGAGTATCCTTTACCCTCTCCTAGGAGCGTGATGTGCTGCCGCATAGTTGCTATTATA TTTATGGTTCTTTTGGTTTTACGCCATACGCTTCCTATCATAATTAGTGGAGCCGGAGATTACACAATGACATTGTTCATG TTAATGATATTGAGAACAGTTGGGATTCTTCTGCCTATTTATGTCATGGTCAGAGCATTTACCGCTATCCAACATCGGCGCCGCCAGCAGCAGGTTAGTGAAGATTAA